In Platichthys flesus chromosome 6, fPlaFle2.1, whole genome shotgun sequence, the genomic stretch AGGCGTCCATCTTACGTGCAGACGTCAGTCTGTGAGAGGGCGAAGCTCAGAgttatatttcaatatataaGCCGAGGAAGAAAGAACCTACACTACCACATTGTTTCTGATGACTGAACATTTGGAGCATTTGTCCAAAGAGCATTTATAACTTAGCGTATTTGCTATTTTGTGTATTAGATTTGTTTATGAAAAAGTGAGATAAAAAGATCTTTGGAGGAATTCAGTGAAATCTCAGTAATCATTGTCGCAGGGTTTGTAGTTAAAATCTCTTTTTACATcacatcattttttctttacacagcagatttgttttttatccaGAACACAGAGACCTGACTGATTTCATACTTGTTATATTTATTATCCTATTCGTGTACATACTCTTTTGTAGTACATCTCTTTGTagtatattttgtgtgtaaaaatgTCTCGTTTGATTTATTTGAGGTGTTTTGTAAAACCTACAGCTAACTAAAATCTCTTAACCATTCAAAAACTAGTATGTCTTTACGAAACGTGTCCATGcagctgtttttctgttttgtttttccttcttcacaACGAGTGAGGAGCAAGATCAACACACATTGTGTTCAATGAAATTCCTTCTCTGGAAACAAACTAATCAACTCTTAACTCTCACATCAACTGTCATAGTTTAAGGAGAAATACTGTTGAGAAGGAAAACCTCTAAATAACCGATTATTCAGAGGAGTCACTGTGGTGAtggtgtgttttcatatttgtagTCGTATGTAAATAGGAATAATTTGTCAACAGATCTCCGTCGTCACATCGAGATCATTTTCTTTCAAAGGCATTTTGTGATTTTGAGGGCGAAATACAAAAAGCCAAGCTATTGTgttaaaatgtgatatttacagCGCCGAGCAACAAGGTTGGATTATATCGAACGCACCCTGTATCCATGTAACTGTATTTATGTAACTGTTTGTCATAATATTTCATAATATTCAGTGGCTTTATCCTCCATAttcctttgtttatttgaaacattttgtgatTTGGTTAAAAAGACGAGCTCCCTGTTGCTTAATCAAGGTTATTCATATACAAAAGGTTTTCTTCAAAAAGTGATTTATtcttatattaatataatcaGAGAGTTCATGATACGAAATTTATTTGAAGTACTTTTATTTAccagaaatatataaatgcattaTGGTAGGAAGACAAAGTATTTAAACAAACTATTAGCCTTTTTTGACAAATTTATTTGATCAGGCAAagttgagaaaaacaaaactttagCTTGAAAACTTTGACAcaaactgttttctctcttcaagCATGTGAGTCAGTCCACAgctttagagagagagagcgacacagACACATTTACCTTTACTGCACGAGCACTTACGTTTCTCCCAGTAAGAACACAGGAGCAGCGCCTGGCTCTCTGCTCGGGGGGGTCAGTGCATCCAGAGCTAccactgtgtgtttacctgtcaGTGTAACACGCGGCTACtttcttttcactgttttttcttGAGGTGCTGAAAAGATATTTACCGAAAGCACAGCCGCTCATCTTTGAACAGTTTAAACTACCTCTGTTTTTAAACTCCTCCTCAGAGGACTAATGCAGTAATAACTCAGTTTAATACATGTagaattgttgttgtttttttctagacACATTGTAGCTGATTTCCATGATTTAGAGTCTTGACTAAAATGCatttgttaatatatttatgCATCGAGTCGAACCATGTTAATCCACGTGTCGAATGTGGAGACATTTCAATAtgggaaataaagtaaaagtgaaTTTAAGTGTCACTACTTTCTGATTTAATGCCATTTATTATttgcactttgttgtttttaacattctttatataaactcaaatatatattcattaagCATGTTGAGATGCTGAATTATGTTAATTGTTGAACCAAGCAGGGGGCATATGACATGGATGTtaacatacagtgtgtgtggcAGTCTTGATGCCTTCCTAACCAGTCATACAAGTTAGCCAACATTTAGGCAGGTTTCAGCTGAAGGGTTCCAGGTAGGACCTGTACCTGTCACAACAcctgaggagcaggaagtcCTTTTTGTTTCCTGTAACCTCACTTCACAGGAACTCTTCGCCTCCTCACCCCGATGGCAGCAGCGGACCTACTCTACGAAGAGGACCTATTCTGTCCCCAGTGCTCTGAGATTTATTGTGTTCCTGTTCGGTTGAAATGTGGCCACAATGTTTGCAGAGTTTGTTTACACAAATTCTGGGAATGGAAGGGATGTCGAGAATGCCCGGTGTGTCgcactgtgtgtgtccctgggAGGCCTCCTGTCAATCTGGCTCTAAAGATAGCTGCAGATGAATATCAGCTGCGACGGAGCAGCGGAGACCAAGACGTCTGTTGTTTTCACAATGAGAAGCTCACACTGTTCTGTCAGAACGACGAGGAGCCCGTGTGTCTCAGCTGCCAGATGTCAAAAGAGCATAAAGTTCACGAGTGCGGCCCATTGGAGGAGGCTGCTAAGGAGAAAAAGGTAAAGTCTAAATAGAAGCCAGGGAACTTATGTGCACAACAGAAGAAACACAGGATTTAATTAGTTATTGGATGTAATAGCGAACAATTACTTTCTTTATTATCTTCAAAATATGTAATTATCTTCTCAATGAATCAAAAAAGTCAGAAAACAGTGAGAGGTGTCCATCACAATGTCCGAGTGGATCTTCAAATGGTGTGAAATGGTAAATAGTCTGTGTTTATAAAGAGCTTCTCTGGTCCTGATGACCCCTCGCTGTGCTTTACAGTTCAGGTTTACATTCAcccgtccacacacacattcatacagtgcatctctgTAAAGCTCTGTCTCTATGAGAAGGGGCACTTTGGGGTTccgtatcttgcccaaggacacttccgCATGGGGACCAAGGAAGACCGGTAACAAACCACCGAACtcctggttagaggacgaccgctctggcccctgagccacagccggccAAATCATTTTGTTGAAATGCTGTGATTGATTATCGAGTAAGTTACTTTCCTGTCAACAACCTAATTCCTTCAGCTCTCCGTTCTGTGACCATGTTAGACAGAAATTTCTACCATGCTGGAGTCCGTCAGGAAAAAGCTCAAAACCCTGAATaagacagaggagcagtggagaGAGACAAAATCCTACATACAGGTAAGAAATGAACCCATTCCCTCATTGTCACAGCTTGCTGGTACCTCCATGTTACAGTATTGGGTCTATCTGTTCAAATGTCGAAACCTAGTGTGACCTGCTAGACACACTCAGCATCTTTCACTGCTTTAAACAAGACGCTTCCTCCGCATCGCAGACCCAAGCTCTTCAAAACGAGAAGGCGATAAAGGAGGAGTTTCAGAAGCTGCACCAGTTCCTCTGGGACGAGGAGAAGGAGCGGCTGAAGCTGctcaaacaggaagaggaagtcagGACCCAGGTGATGTGGGAAAAGCTGGAAAACATCAAGGACCAGATCCGAGGCGTCGCGTCCATCATCAGTGACATCGAGGGAGCTCTCAGAGGGGAGGATCTCAAATTTCTGAAGGTAGGGCTCCAGAAGTTATTCACATAATATCATCACAGTTTAGCTGTTCAGCCCTGGTGACAAGAGGAAGGTCGGAACTCAGACTCCAAACCATGAACTGATCCAAGTGGACAAAAGTTCACAACATCAATATATGTATGAACAAAGAAGCTAGAGTGGATTTGAAGAGCACATACATCTGCTGTGGCCTGATTGGGCCCTTGATGATCTTAAATATTCAAATAGTTCGAGATACTGGACTTAAGATGTAATCATAACAAAATTAGCTAATGAGTCTAGATTACACCTTTAGAAttgaattacaaaaaaaaaatgtcatcagttCTCCATCCAAAGGCTTAATGAGAAAGTAATTGAAATATTTACTTTCAGTCCCTTGaatttcaatcaagctgcaccaaacaccacacacacagatatctgCTCTCTGAACCTGTCTGATGTGTTTCAGTAAGACTGAATTATTTCCACTCAGgttgaggaaaagaaaaagaagaaaaaacgcCCTGTTTCacaatgtgaaataataataaaaaaaagtatttgatgAACTCATTTTGAAATTTTGATTAGTTTGAGATCCTTGATAAACTTGATATATGTTATATCCTTTAGCCT encodes the following:
- the LOC133955550 gene encoding zinc-binding protein A33-like, producing the protein MAAADLLYEEDLFCPQCSEIYCVPVRLKCGHNVCRVCLHKFWEWKGCRECPVCRTVCVPGRPPVNLALKIAADEYQLRRSSGDQDVCCFHNEKLTLFCQNDEEPVCLSCQMSKEHKVHECGPLEEAAKEKKTEISTMLESVRKKLKTLNKTEEQWRETKSYIQTQALQNEKAIKEEFQKLHQFLWDEEKERLKLLKQEEEVRTQVMWEKLENIKDQIRGVASIISDIEGALRGEDLKFLKDYKKTKKRVQCNIREPECIRDILINSAKHLGSLKFAVYKSMAKLVEYVPITLDPNTAHSNLELSEELTCVQYSRRQLLPDNPERCTSRLCVLGAAGLTSGKHSWTVQVGQSKEWYIGVVRESVQRKSTVFLNPAEGFWVIGLCNGDGFWAQTSPPTKLVLKQRPERITVVLDCDKGKVVFINAANLTMIHTFRDRFTEKIFPYVSTGLYDEGKICSLTICPLTVTLNVE